GAAACGAGGCGCGGCCGGTCGGCCCTAACGCGCCCCGGCTCGTACCAGCGCCCGCACCGTCGCCCGCGCTCGGGACCGCGGTTTCGGCCGAACGACGATTTGTACGTCCTGACCGAGCGAGTTGAGAAAGCGGTAGAGCCGTTCCATGGAGAAGCCCGCGAGCCTTCCCCGATGCAGGTTTGAAACGTCCGGTTGGGTAATGCCGAGAACACCCGCCGCCACCGCCTGGGTCAACCCCCGCGCTGCGATCAAGTGCCGAATGGTGCGCGCCAACTCCGCCTTGGCGAGCAGTTCGTCGGCGTTCGGCCGCCCAAGATCTGCGAAGATGTTGTCGCCGGCCTTGTAAACGGCCTGGGCTATGGCGTTAGTTCAGCTTAGCTGTTAAGTTGAACTATGCAATAATCAGTAGTTCAGCTTACCGCGCAATCTGAAACTAAGCAGGTCTTTAGTTCAGCTTACGTACGAAGCTGAACTATGGGTAGCTAGTATTCCAAGATACGCCGGGTCCCAACAACTGAACGAGAGTCCACCGATGCCAGGAAGACTCACGCAACGAACGTGGCATTACAACCCGGAGATCTATGCGCCAGCAAAGTACCAGCGGGCGTGCGGATACGACGCGTTCGTACCCGACAAGCTCATGGATATGCCGCTCAATCTGGACGCAACCGTCGCAGGAATCGTGTCGGAGGCGGAGCTGGCGATCCGCACCCTAAACGAGAGTGCCGGGCCACCGCTCGCACCCCTCGCGCGCCTGCTCCTGCGAACCGAATCGATTGCATCATCAAAGGTCGAGGGCATGCAGCTGGGGGTTCGCGAACTCGCACGAGCTGAGGCGCGAGTAGAATCGGGACAAAACGCTAGCGCCACAGCGATGGAAGTTCTCGCGAATATCGATGCGATGGTCCTGGCGGTCGATAAAGCGGCACTCGCCGAGAGATTCGACGTTTCACAAATCACGGCCATCCACCAGCGACTGCTGGCGCAAGCTGAGAACCAACGCATCGCAGGACAAATCCGAACCCGACAAAACTGGATTGGCGGCAACGATCACAACCCGTGCCGCGCAGACTTTGTCCCGCCACCACCCGAAGATGTGGACGAGCTGCTGTCCGATTTGTGCGAGGCGATCAACGACGACCGGCTCCCGCCAATCGTGCAGGCAGCAATGGTGCACGCTCAATTCGAAACCATACATCCGTTCGACGACGGCAATGGACGCACGGGGCGCGCACTCATCCACGTCGTTCTACGTCGCAGAGGAGTCGCACCTCGCTACGTGCCTCCGATCAGCGTCGCGCTCGCCGCCGCGAAGACGCGCTACATCGAGGGGCTCACCAATTTCCGGGGGAATGAAGTCGGAAAGTGGATCGAGCACTTCGCTGATGCATCGGCTCGAGTGGCGCATCTGGCCAAGGCGTACCTGAAGGCCATAGAGGCATTGACGACCCAATGGCGAGAGCAACTCTCCGCCTCGCCCACCGCACCCAGAGCCGACGCCGCCGCTTGGGCGCTCATAAATGTGTTACCAGCGCACCCGATGATCACCGCGCCCGTCGCCACGGCAGCCACGGGGCGCGCGAAGGCAGCGGTATATGAAGCCATCGAGCAGCTGAAGAGCGCTGGAGTGCTGATTCCGCTGTCGGAAATGCGGCGCAATCAATCGTGGGAAGCGGCGGGGTTACTCGATTTGATTGCCGGAATGGAGAGCGGTCAACCTCCGGCCAATGTTTCGGCGGCGCGAGATTCGGCAACTCCATGAGGCAATTGGCCGACCCGACGCTACAGTCGCCCCTTGATCGCTGGGTGCGTGAGTTGACGCCGCAGCAGGCGCTACTGTGCTCGAAGGACCGCGAACAGCACGCCGGCCAGGGATTTCCGTTATGTGCGGGGACGAACGGTGGCGGGCCTTGGCCGCGCCGGGTAACGGCAAAACGCGCCACCAACGTATGCCTTCGCTGGCGCGTGCGAAAGGAGCGGTGTGGCGGTGTCCAGAGTGACCGGGTCGAACAGCAGCTGGTCGATGCTGGTCGCGCCCGACGCCCGCAGGACATGCTGCGACGGAAGATTGGAGGCGGAAACACGGTGGTGTGTCATCGGGATTCTGGGGCACACTCCACGGCGCATCATCGTTGGCCCGTAGCCCGGGTTCCCCACATCCTTTCTTCACGGTCCCTTCAGGATCCGGATGCGACCTTTGAGGCCTTCGCAAAGGAGACGCCCATGTCGGATCAGACGCTGGACCGCCGCGGGTTCCTGAAGGTCGGCGGCGCGGTCGCCACCGGGATCCTGGTGCGCGGCATCGTGCCGGGCGAGGCCCAGGCCCTCCCCGCCCTGCCTTTCAACCCCGTCACCGACGGCGCGATGCCGACGCGCAACCTCGGCCGCACGGGCTACCGCCCCGGCATCTTTTCGCTGGGCGGCCAGGCAGCCATCGAGCAGCCGAACCACGAGGAGGTGGCCGTGCCGATCGTCGAGCGCGCCCTGGACCTCGGGGTCAACTACATCGACACCGCGGCGGCCTACGGCGGTCAGCAGCGCTGGAGCCAGCGCTACATCGGGCAGGTCATGGCGCGGCGGCGCGGCGAAGTGTTCCTCGCCAGCAAGACGGGCGACCGCACCCGCGACGGCTCGCTGCGGCTGCTGGAGGAATCGCTGCGACTGCTGAACACCGACCACCTCGACTTGTGGCAGCTTCACAACCTCAGCCGCATGGAGCAGGTGGACCAGATCTTCGGGGCGGGCGGCGCCATCGAGGCGCTCAGCCAGGCGCGCGACCAGCACCTCGTGCGGTTCCTCGGCGTGACGGGCCACGCCGATCCGGCGGTGCTGATGGAGATGGTGCGGCGCTTCCCGTTCGACACGATCCTGATGGCGCTCAACGCCGCCGACCAGCACCACCTGAGCTTCGCCGAGCTGCTGCTGCCGATGGCAGTGGAGCGCCAGATGGGGATCATCGCGATGAAGATCCCAGCGCGCTCCCGCCTGTTGTCGAGCTACACGCCGCCGGCCAACGCGACGCCCGCAACCGGGACCCGGCCGGGCACGCTGAACATGCGCGAGGCGATGTACTACACGCTGTCCTTCCCGGTCAGCACCGTGATCATCGGCTGCGACACGGTGGCGCAGGTGGAGGAGAACGTGCGGCTGGCCTCGGAGTTCACGCCGTTGAGCGAGGCGCAGCTCGCGGCCCTCACCGAGAAGACAGCCCCTATCGCGCGGCAGGGGCTGTTCTTCAGGACCTGGGCCTAGCACTGGCCTAGCACCGTTTGGAGGCGCTGGATTCCCTGGAAGCTGCCACACGTTGCTCCCGCCTGGTGGGCGAGGGGTCGAGTGAGCCTGCCCGCGGCTAACCGCTCGCAAGCCCTGGTGACGGGCGCCACCTTGGCGGTCGCGCGGCCCCGCGTGTGCCTCTCGATCTTGCTTCTGCTCGCCGCCGCGCCCGCCGCGGCCATGGCCCAGGAGGACGCGTCCGACTGGCGCTGGCACATCAACGCCACTATCGGCTCCGTGGGCTTCACCGACGCGACTTGGAACGCCATCGGCTACGCGATGGACAGCGGGTGGGGCCTGCCGCCGTGTGGCTTCGGTGGCTTCGGCGGTTGCCCCGGCCCGAGCGGCTGGCGGCGCGGCTCCCGTCGCGCCCTGTCCGCGACCGCGCGCCTCGGCCTGGGGTCGGTCTTCCAGCTTCGCGCGCTCGCCGCGTGGGCTCGGCACGGATACCTGCCGATCCAGAACGACTCGACTAAGGGCGAGGTCCGTCCGTCCGCCGTCACGCTCGGAGTGCAAGGCGTCGTCGTGGCCGGCCCGTTCTGGTTTGGTATCGGGCCGACGCTGAACCTTGGCAGGGTCACGGTCATCTCCGACCGGGACCGGAACACGCGCACCGGGATCAGCGCCGGCCTCGCCCTCGGCGCCGGGCTCACATTCCCGCGCAGCGATCCGTTCTTTCTTGAGTTTGCCGTCGAGCACCGGGACGCAGGATCCGTGGGCGTGGGCCCCACGTCTGTCGCCGGGACATCTCAGCCCATACCCGCGATGACGGTGCCGCTCTCGCATACGGTCCTGTCGTTTGGCGTGGGCTGGCGGCTGGCCTGGTGACGTGACCGGCCGCCCGGTCCCGCAACCGCCCGCTGATGCCCACCGATCTGTTGAATGGGCGTGGGTAGAGTTGAACTACCGACCTCACGCTTTGACCCCTCCGAGTACGCCCAAGAAGTACCACAGTCAAGCCACAAATCACCCTACCGTATCGCTACGTGCCTCTGGAAGGCAAGTTCTGCATCTATAATACGACATCACGCGCAGGCGACACGAGTGGAGCGTGCTTCAATGGCCACCAGGCTACGGCACCAACCCAAAACCGCCATCACGGCCGGCAGCTTCTTTCCGCTCGGCGCGACCGTCCAGCCGGAGGGCGTAAACTTCGCCATCTACTCGCGCGACGCGAGCGACGTCCACCTGTTGTTGTTCGACCGGCCGGACGGACCGCCGACCGATGTGATCCAGATCGCCAACCGCACCAAGTTCGTGTGGCACACGTTCGTGGCCGGCGTGAAGCCGGGCCAGCTATACGGTTACAAGGTCCTGGGTGACTTCGATCCGTCAGCCGGCAAGCGCTTCAACGGCGCCAAGCTCCTCATCGATCCGTACGCCAAGGCACTGAGCCACAAGGCGTCGAACCGCGACAACCTTCTGCTGGCCTACGATTCCACGTCTGCCGATCGCGATCTGTCACTCGATACCCGCGACAACAGCCACCTCGTTCCCAAGGCGATCGTGGTGGACGACGCCTTCGACTGGCGCGGTGACGTGTCCCCGGCGATCCCGTTCGAGCGCCTCATCATCTACGAAGTGCACGCCAGGGGTTTCACGGCCCATCCGTCGTCACGCGTGAAGCGCCCGGGCACCTACCTCGGGTTCGCCGAGAAGATCCCGTACCTGAAGAGCCTGGGCGTCACCGCCGTGGAGCTGCTGCCGGTCCACGAGTGCCATGTCGAGGATTTCCTTCGCGGCAAGGGCCTCACCAACTACTGGGGCTACAACACGCTGGGCTTCTTTGCGCCCGAGAGCGCTTACAGCACCGGCAAGAAGCCTGGATGCCAGGTGGCCGAGTTCAAGACGATGGTCCGCAAGCTCCACCAGGCCGGCATCGAGGTCATTCTGGACGTGGTCTACAACCACACCGCCGAGGGGAACGAGCTCGGACCCACCTTGTCGCTCAGAGGGGTGGACAACCGGACGTACTACTGCCTCACGGGCGGGCCAAGTGACCCGGGACGCTACTACGCCAACTACACGGGTTGCGGGAACAGCCTGAACCTCACGAACCCCGCGGTGATCCGCCTGGTCCTGGACTCGCTGCGCTACTGGGCGGAGACGATGCACGTGGACGGCTTCCGCTTCGACCTCGCCTCGGTGCTCGGGCGTGACCCAAGCGGGTTCGACGGCTCGGCCGCCTTCTTCCACGCCGTGGCCCAGGACCCCGCGCTGCAACGCGTCAAGCTCATCGCCGAGCCCTGGGACCTCGGCACCTATCAGGTCGGCAACTTCCCGGTGGATTGGTCGGAGTGGAATGGACGCTTTCGCGATGCGGCTCGACGGTTCGTCAAAGGTGACGGCGGTTGGGTGCGCGATATGGGCGCACGACTCACCGGTTCGGCCGACCTTTACGGTGACGACGGTCGGTCGGCTTACAACAGCGTCAACTTCGTCACGTGCCACGATGGGTTCACGCTGTGGGATCTGGTCTCGTACGACCACAAGCACAACGAAGCCAATCTCGAGGACAACCGCGACGGAAGTGACGACACCACCTCCTGGAACTGTGGCGCCGAGGGCGAGACCGACGACCCGGGCATCAACCGGCTAAGGCAGCAGCTGGCCAAGAACCACCTGTGCGTCCTGTTGTTCTCCGCCGGCACGCCGATGCTCCTCGGAGGAGACGAGTTCCTGCGTACCCAGCGCGGCAACAACAACGCGTATTGCCAGGACACCGAGCTGAGCCACTTCGACTGGGACCGCGTCGGCGCCAACCGGGGGATGGTGGAGTTCGTGCGCAAGGCGATCGCCCTGACGCGGCGGTGCACTATCCTGCAGCGGCGCAGGTTCCTCCTCGGGCGCGACCTGGACAGCGATACCGTCAGCGACATCACGTGGTATGGCGCGGACCTGGGCCGGCCCGCCTGGGACGATCCGGAGTTGAGGACGTTGTGCTACCAGCTCGACGGCAGCGAGGAGCCCTCGGACCTCGGCGACTACCGCCTGTTCCTGATCCTCAACTCTGACCACCGGGTGCGGAGCGTGAAGCTCCCGCCGTTGCCGGAGCCGCAATGCTGGCGGCGCATCCTCGACACCAGCCTGGAACCGGGCGAGGAGTGGTGCGACCCCGGCCGAGAGGTCGCGATCAAGCCCGAGGATCAGTACCTGGCGAACCCGCGGAGCGTAGTGGTGCTGATCGGACACTGACGCGCGCCGCGGACCCAAGTCGCCGGTCAGCGCGCTACGCCGGGCGCGGGCCAGTCTCACTCGGAAGCCGCAGCCTCCCCTCTTCCGGCTCCCGAAACGCGTCGCACCCTGTAAGAACTTCCGTAATTCGCGGCAAGACTCTGAAATCGAGCTCGCTCGCAAACCGCTGCGCTCGATCAAGCATAGCCACGAGCGCCTTGGGCCGGCCCTGTCGCGACAGCGCCCGGAGCGCCTGCAAGTAGTCGTCCCGATAGACCGTTGGCACGATGATCCGCGTCTCTCGCGCGGCCGCCAGCTCAGCGTTCATGAACACTCGGGCAAGGCGGCCGTTCCCGTCGTCGAACGGATGCACTTCGGCAATGAGGAACATCGCGAACGCCGCCACGGCAAACGGATCACTGAGCGCGCGCATCACCTCAAATCCCCGCTGAAGAGTTCCCGGTACCAGCTCGGGGACCACAAACACGGTCTCGCCCGCGCGATTGACCTCGGTCTTGAATTGCCCGGGCCGAACCTCGGGCCTCTCGCTCAGCATTCGAGCGTGATGCGCCTGCAGCAGGGCTACGAAGGCGTCCGAGTCCATTGCCGCGAAGCTCTTGGCGAGCGAAGAGCGGTCGATCAGCAGTCTGAAGGTGCCGAGAACGTCGTGCGCATCCTGGGGGCGGGTTGCGGGGATCCTGCCATCAAAGACGATCTGCATCGCTTCGCCAAGCTCGAACTCGGTGCCTTCGATGTAGTTTGAGAAATAGGCGTCAAAGAAGGCCGAGTGCCGCCACGCATCCTCGTCGGTGTTGCGGTCTGGTCTACTCAGGGTTGGTCGTGCGCGCAGCTCCGCGAGCAGCGCCTCAAACAGGGGGAGTCGGGCCGAGTCGTACGGACGCCCGGCGAGACGCGCCAAGGCCGCGGGAGATGTGACGGAGGCCCGGCGCGTTCCGAGCAGGGTGCCGATGATGTCGCTGATCCGATCGTAGGCGCGCTCAGCGCGGAGCATCGGCGCGAGCTCGCGGGCGTTGTCTCGGAGGGTGTTGAGGGCCGTCTCACCGCCGATCTGGAGGTGACGCTCCAGCCACTCTTGCAGCTTCTGATCCGATATTCCGCGAGTCAGACCACTCCGTCGGGGTGAAGCAGAGACCGATTCCAGGAGGGCGCGCTCGCGTGACGCCAGGTAGAGTCCGCCCACAAAGGGCGCGTCACCCTTGAGGCGGCCCGGACCCCGGGCAACGTGCACCCGGTGGCCCGGAAGACGAATCGTC
The sequence above is drawn from the Gemmatimonadales bacterium genome and encodes:
- the glgX gene encoding glycogen debranching protein GlgX, yielding MATRLRHQPKTAITAGSFFPLGATVQPEGVNFAIYSRDASDVHLLLFDRPDGPPTDVIQIANRTKFVWHTFVAGVKPGQLYGYKVLGDFDPSAGKRFNGAKLLIDPYAKALSHKASNRDNLLLAYDSTSADRDLSLDTRDNSHLVPKAIVVDDAFDWRGDVSPAIPFERLIIYEVHARGFTAHPSSRVKRPGTYLGFAEKIPYLKSLGVTAVELLPVHECHVEDFLRGKGLTNYWGYNTLGFFAPESAYSTGKKPGCQVAEFKTMVRKLHQAGIEVILDVVYNHTAEGNELGPTLSLRGVDNRTYYCLTGGPSDPGRYYANYTGCGNSLNLTNPAVIRLVLDSLRYWAETMHVDGFRFDLASVLGRDPSGFDGSAAFFHAVAQDPALQRVKLIAEPWDLGTYQVGNFPVDWSEWNGRFRDAARRFVKGDGGWVRDMGARLTGSADLYGDDGRSAYNSVNFVTCHDGFTLWDLVSYDHKHNEANLEDNRDGSDDTTSWNCGAEGETDDPGINRLRQQLAKNHLCVLLFSAGTPMLLGGDEFLRTQRGNNNAYCQDTELSHFDWDRVGANRGMVEFVRKAIALTRRCTILQRRRFLLGRDLDSDTVSDITWYGADLGRPAWDDPELRTLCYQLDGSEEPSDLGDYRLFLILNSDHRVRSVKLPPLPEPQCWRRILDTSLEPGEEWCDPGREVAIKPEDQYLANPRSVVVLIGH
- a CDS encoding Fic family protein, with the translated sequence MPGRLTQRTWHYNPEIYAPAKYQRACGYDAFVPDKLMDMPLNLDATVAGIVSEAELAIRTLNESAGPPLAPLARLLLRTESIASSKVEGMQLGVRELARAEARVESGQNASATAMEVLANIDAMVLAVDKAALAERFDVSQITAIHQRLLAQAENQRIAGQIRTRQNWIGGNDHNPCRADFVPPPPEDVDELLSDLCEAINDDRLPPIVQAAMVHAQFETIHPFDDGNGRTGRALIHVVLRRRGVAPRYVPPISVALAAAKTRYIEGLTNFRGNEVGKWIEHFADASARVAHLAKAYLKAIEALTTQWREQLSASPTAPRADAAAWALINVLPAHPMITAPVATAATGRAKAAVYEAIEQLKSAGVLIPLSEMRRNQSWEAAGLLDLIAGMESGQPPANVSAARDSATP
- a CDS encoding aldo/keto reductase, translated to MSDQTLDRRGFLKVGGAVATGILVRGIVPGEAQALPALPFNPVTDGAMPTRNLGRTGYRPGIFSLGGQAAIEQPNHEEVAVPIVERALDLGVNYIDTAAAYGGQQRWSQRYIGQVMARRRGEVFLASKTGDRTRDGSLRLLEESLRLLNTDHLDLWQLHNLSRMEQVDQIFGAGGAIEALSQARDQHLVRFLGVTGHADPAVLMEMVRRFPFDTILMALNAADQHHLSFAELLLPMAVERQMGIIAMKIPARSRLLSSYTPPANATPATGTRPGTLNMREAMYYTLSFPVSTVIIGCDTVAQVEENVRLASEFTPLSEAQLAALTEKTAPIARQGLFFRTWA
- a CDS encoding Fic family protein; protein product: MPPNKTKKKTVRTAPRRSLPEVVLSNSELTRVVAREVARGRLKKIGPRLYTTNTTDTPAAIVRRNLWVLLGQMLPQATVGFRTALDGIPSADGHVYLTGAYARTIRLPGHRVHVARGPGRLKGDAPFVGGLYLASRERALLESVSASPRRSGLTRGISDQKLQEWLERHLQIGGETALNTLRDNARELAPMLRAERAYDRISDIIGTLLGTRRASVTSPAALARLAGRPYDSARLPLFEALLAELRARPTLSRPDRNTDEDAWRHSAFFDAYFSNYIEGTEFELGEAMQIVFDGRIPATRPQDAHDVLGTFRLLIDRSSLAKSFAAMDSDAFVALLQAHHARMLSERPEVRPGQFKTEVNRAGETVFVVPELVPGTLQRGFEVMRALSDPFAVAAFAMFLIAEVHPFDDGNGRLARVFMNAELAAARETRIIVPTVYRDDYLQALRALSRQGRPKALVAMLDRAQRFASELDFRVLPRITEVLTGCDAFREPEEGRLRLPSETGPRPA